TCAAACAGGCCCGCTGGATCCCGGACTACGGGCTGGTCCGGGAGCTGGACTGGCTGAAGAACATGGGTGACTGGTGCATCTCCAAAAAACGCTACTGGGGGCTGGCCCTGCCCATATTCCAGTGCTCCTGCGGCAACTTTGATGTGGCAGGCGGATACGAGGATCTTAAGGCCCGGGCCGTCTCCGGCTGGGATAAATTCGACGGCCACACCCCGCACCGCCCCTGGGTGGATGAGATCAGGGTCAGGTGTTCCAAGTGCGGCCAGGACGCCGCCCGCATCCACGACGTGGGCAACCCCTGGCTGGACGCCGGTATCGTGATGTTCTCCACGGTGATGCCTCCGGAGAAGTGCTATACCCCCGGCAAGGAAAAATCCGGAAAGTACCGCTACGATCCCTCCCAGGCCTACCCGGCCAACCGGGAGTACTGGCAGCAATGGTTCCCGGCCGAGTTCATCACCGAGTGCTTTCCCGGCCAGTTCCGCAACTGGTTCTATGCCATCCTGACCATGAGCACGGTGCTGGAGGGGCGGGCGCCCTTTGAATGCCTGCTGGGCCACGCCCTGGTCAAGGACGAAAAGGGCGACGACATGCACAAGTCGGCCGGCAACTCAATTCCCTTTGACGAGGCGGCCGGCAAGATCGGGGCCGACCTGATGCGCTGGGTGTTCTGCTGCCAGAACCCGGTGATAAATCTGAATTTCGGCTACCACATGGCCACCGAATTCAAACGCAAGCTGCTGACACTGCACAACGTCTATTCCTTCTACATCACCTACGCCAAGCTGGACGGGTTCGTTCCTAAAGGGAAAAGCCTGGATAAATGCCAGCTGACCCTGCTGGACAACTGGATCCTTTCCGAGCTGAACCTGCTGGTCAAGAACACCCGCCAGAATCTGGACAACTACGATGCGGCCTCGGCTTGCAAGAAGCTGGAAGCATTCACCGAGGACCTCTCCACCTGGTACGTCCGGCGGTCCCGGAGGCGGTTCTGGAAATCGGAATCCGACTCCGACAAGGAGGCCGCCTACCTGACGCTGTACACCTGCCTGGAGACCCTGATAAGACTGATGTCGCCCATCATGCCGTTCTGGGCCGAGGAGATGTACCAGAACCTGGTGCGGTCAATTGACGCCACGGTACCCCAGAGCGTCCATCTAACCGCCTACCCCCAGGCCGATGAAAAGCTGATAGATCAAAAGCTTTCCCAGGAGATGGCGGTGGTCCGCAAGGTGGTCTCGCTGGGCCACGCCGCCCGCAAGGAGGCCAAGCTCAAGGTCCGCCAGCCGCTGGCCCGGCTTTTGTTCAAGGGTGATCAGGCCTCCGGGTGGGAAGCGGTGTTAAGGCACCAGGAGATCATCCGGGACGAGGTCAACGTCAAGGCGGTGGAGCAGGCGGCCGACGCCGACAGCCTGGTGGACTACCGGGCCAAGGGGCTGGTCTCCAAACTGGGTCCCAAGTTCGGCCCCAACGCCAAAGCCATAGCCGAGGAGATATTGAAACTTGACGGACGGCAGGTGAAAACATTTAAAGCCCAGGGCAAATGTTCCATTCAAATACCGGCCGGACAATTTGAGGTCGAAACCGGGGACGCGGAGATCACCGCCGTCTCCAAGCCCGGGCTGATGGTCAAGGAGGAAGGCGGGGACCTGGCGGCTCTGGACATCACTTTGACCCCGGAGCTGACCGGCGAAGGCTGCGCCCGGGAGCTGGTGCACGGCATCCAGAACATCCGCAAGGAATCCGGCTTTGAGGTCTCCGACCGGATCACGGTCACATACAACACGGATATAGAACTGGCGGCGGCCATCAATAAATTCAAGACCTATATCATGAACGAGACCCTGGCCCTGGAACTAAAAACGGGATCGCCGGAAACAGCCGGGCAGCAGATGCAGATCAACGGCCATCCCATCAACTTAGTCATAGAACAGGTAAAATCCTAAGGAGGTATCAAACCCGGTATGAACAAAAAAGAACTGCAGAAATTCGAGAACATCCTGCTGGACGAAAGAAAGCGCTTCATCACCGAACTGGCTCAGATCAAAAGCGAGGGACTGATGGCCAGCCAGAAGGAATCTTCCGGGGACCTGTCCTCGGCCTCCTATCATCCGGCCGACCAGGGTTCCGACACCATGGAAAAGGAAAAGAGCGTGTTCCTGGCCTCCAGCAAGGGCAACGAGCTCTACGAGATCGACCAGGCCCTGATGCGGGCCAAGGATGGCAAGTTCGGGATCTGCGACAGCTGCGGCAAAGAGGTGGATCCGGCCAGGCTGGAAGCCATGCCCTACGCCCGATACTGCATCAAATGCAGCCGCCAGGCCGAACAGGTGATCAAGAACGGCAACAAGGAACAATAAGGGGCCTTTGTGACAGAACTACGACTGCGCAACCGCATCGTCATAATAGCGGTGACCCTGGGGGTGTTCGTGCTGGACCGCTGGACCAAGCTTTTGGTGGAATCCCGCCTGGCCCTGGGAGAAAGCCATGAAGTGCTGGGCCAGACCCTGCAGTTCACCCATATCACCAACAGCAACGGAGTGATGGGCATTTCCTTCGGCCCCTTCAGCCGCTACCTGATGCTGCCCCTGTCTCTTTTGGCCATCACCGCCATAGTGTATTTTTATCTCCGCAGCCAGAGCCGGAGCCTGCTGGCGGCATTGGCCACCGGCTCCATCCTGGGCGGGGCGGCCGGCAACATGCTGGACCGGTTCCGCACCGGGGCGGTGACGGACTTCATAGACTGCGACATGCCGGATATCATCATCCACCCGTTCCAGGCGGGGATCCTGAGATTTTCGGGCTTTTACCTGGACCGCTGGTACACCTTTAACATCGCCGACAGCGCGGTGATGGTGGGGGTGGCCCTGATGATTGTTATTACCATAAAAGAAGAGTACCGGGCCGATGCCGGTATCGCGGACAAATAATAAACCAGCAAAATATTCTTCCCAACCGATGATAAAAATCCGGAGACATAGGCGGCGGCCCTTGGGGTATTGGCCGCTGTTTCTGTTTTTGGCGGCCTTCAGCATGACGGCCGCCCCGGATTTGCTATGGGGACAAACCTCTCCTCTTCCGGCAGAAACAGGGGCCGCCGACTCGCTGGCTGCCGGTCCGGGCGCAACAGATTATCCTGCCTTGCCGGATTCTGTAAAACCCAAAAAAGACACCACCGCCAAAGCTGTTTCCAACGAATGGGGCCTGGCCAATGACGACACCACCAAAACCGCCATCCGCTACCAGGCCGACCTGATAGACTACCGGCTGGACCTGAGCCTGATCAGCCTGACCGGAAAGGCTGAGGTGCGATACAAGGAGATAAAAGTTACCGGGGACAGCATCAGCCTGGACACCAAGAACCAGATGCTGACGGTGGACCAAAGCCCGGTGCTGTATGACGGCAACGAGCCCATCAGGGGAGACCGGATGGTATATGATTTCAAGACCCGGCTGGGCTGGATATACAACGGCAACACCGATTTCAACAAGGGCCGCTACTGGGGCCGCCGGGTCCGCCAGGTGGACGACCGGGTGCTCAACATAGACCAGGGCCGATACACCACCTGCGACTGCGATACCCCGCATTTTTACTTCTGGTCGCGGCAGATGAAGATCTACCTTAATGACAAGATCGTGGCCCAGCCGGTATTGTTGTGCTTTAAGGGGATCCCGGTGCTGGCCATACCTTTCTGGTTCTTTCCCATGCGCAAGGAGCGGCATTCCGGCTTTTTGATGCCCCGGTTCGGCAGCAACAACTACGAGGGGGCCTTCGTCAAGAACCTGGCCTATTACCAGGTGTTCAACGACCAATCAGACGCCACCGCCTCGGCCGATTTTCTGGAGAACATCGGCTGGCGCGGCAATTTTGAGGCCCGTTACATGATGCCCCCCCGGTTCTCCTCCACTTTGAATTTTTCCTACCAGAACGACCAGAACACCGGTTACCAGCGCTGGAGCCTGAACGGATTATACAGCCAGATACTGGGCAAGAGGACCTATCTAAACGGCAACGCCAATTTCGTCAGCGACCGGAATTATTACACCGATTTTTCCGACAACCGCACCGTCCGGATGGACCGCAACCTGCATTCCTACCTGGCCCTCAACACCCCCTTGTCCACCATCGCCAGCCTGACCGGGGCGGTTGATCACTACAACAACCTGGAAACTGAGACCAAAAGCAGCCGGTTGCCGGAAGTCACCGTCAGCCTTTACCGCAAGGACATCATCAAGGGCTTGCTGGGATTTTCAGGGACCTCCCACTTTCTGGCTACGGACAAGCGGGATACGCTGATGACCGAAAAACACCAGGGATGGGAAAATAACATCAATTTGGATGCCACCTTCAATGTTTTACGTTGGATAAACCTGAATCCCAACGCAAGAATATCGGGGACCTGGTACGACCGCGACACCAGCCAGAACCGCAACGCCCTGCGCTGGCTGTACAGCGGGGGGGTGGGCGCCAGTACCACCCTCTATGGTTTGCTGGATTTCGGAGACCGCAAACTTAAGGCCCTGCGTCACGTGGTAAAACCACAGGCCTCATTCTCCTATTCTCCCAAGATAGACCAGGGCAGGTTCGACAGCTTTTTGGGAGGAGGCCAGGGGGAGAGCAAATCAATGAGTCTTTCCCTGAGCCAGCAGTTCCAGGCTAAGTTTAAAAAGGATACCACGGAACAAAAGATAGACCTGCTGACAATATCCTCCGGCACCAGTTACAATTTTCTGGCCACGGGCGACAAATGGGGCAGTCTGACCAGTTTTCTCCAGGTTCTGCCATATGTCAGTCCTTTGGACTGCCAGTTCTCCTGGGAATACAACTTTTACCAGAAAAGGAACCAGTGGGCCAGGCTGGACATGAGTTACGGACTTTCCGGTAGTTGGCTGGGATGGCTTGAGCCCAAGGACTCGGTCCTGGCCAAACCAGATAGCGCCGATTCCGCCGCCGCAGTAATGCCAACCGATACACTGGCCCGGCCAGAAGCCTGGCCGGCCGACAGTTTGCCCTTGCCGGGCGGCGACAGTTTGGGGGCTGAAACTGATACCGCTGCTGTTCCCGCCCCGGTCCAGGCCCCGTCCAAGGGCCTGCCCTGGTCCATTAATCTTGGGTTCGGTCAGAATTGGCTGAAAAATATGGGGGTTTCAGGTTCAGACCTGAACGGGTCTGCCAATTTCAACCTGACCAAGAACTGGAACATCAGCTACCACCGTTACTATAACATCAAGACCGGCGAGATGATATCCCAGGACTATTCCCTGTTCCGGGACCTTCATTGCTGGGAGGCCAGGTTCTCCAGCAGCAAAAGCCAGAATAATTGGTCGTACATGTTCGTGATCAGATTGAAGGCCATTCCCGAAGTAAAATTGGAGAACAAGTCGGGCCGGGTGGTAGGGTATCAG
This genomic stretch from bacterium harbors:
- a CDS encoding TraR/DksA C4-type zinc finger protein, with amino-acid sequence MNKKELQKFENILLDERKRFITELAQIKSEGLMASQKESSGDLSSASYHPADQGSDTMEKEKSVFLASSKGNELYEIDQALMRAKDGKFGICDSCGKEVDPARLEAMPYARYCIKCSRQAEQVIKNGNKEQ
- a CDS encoding signal peptidase II, producing the protein MTELRLRNRIVIIAVTLGVFVLDRWTKLLVESRLALGESHEVLGQTLQFTHITNSNGVMGISFGPFSRYLMLPLSLLAITAIVYFYLRSQSRSLLAALATGSILGGAAGNMLDRFRTGAVTDFIDCDMPDIIIHPFQAGILRFSGFYLDRWYTFNIADSAVMVGVALMIVITIKEEYRADAGIADK
- a CDS encoding DUF5915 domain-containing protein; the protein is KQARWIPDYGLVRELDWLKNMGDWCISKKRYWGLALPIFQCSCGNFDVAGGYEDLKARAVSGWDKFDGHTPHRPWVDEIRVRCSKCGQDAARIHDVGNPWLDAGIVMFSTVMPPEKCYTPGKEKSGKYRYDPSQAYPANREYWQQWFPAEFITECFPGQFRNWFYAILTMSTVLEGRAPFECLLGHALVKDEKGDDMHKSAGNSIPFDEAAGKIGADLMRWVFCCQNPVINLNFGYHMATEFKRKLLTLHNVYSFYITYAKLDGFVPKGKSLDKCQLTLLDNWILSELNLLVKNTRQNLDNYDAASACKKLEAFTEDLSTWYVRRSRRRFWKSESDSDKEAAYLTLYTCLETLIRLMSPIMPFWAEEMYQNLVRSIDATVPQSVHLTAYPQADEKLIDQKLSQEMAVVRKVVSLGHAARKEAKLKVRQPLARLLFKGDQASGWEAVLRHQEIIRDEVNVKAVEQAADADSLVDYRAKGLVSKLGPKFGPNAKAIAEEILKLDGRQVKTFKAQGKCSIQIPAGQFEVETGDAEITAVSKPGLMVKEEGGDLAALDITLTPELTGEGCARELVHGIQNIRKESGFEVSDRITVTYNTDIELAAAINKFKTYIMNETLALELKTGSPETAGQQMQINGHPINLVIEQVKS
- the lptD gene encoding LPS assembly protein LptD yields the protein MIKIRRHRRRPLGYWPLFLFLAAFSMTAAPDLLWGQTSPLPAETGAADSLAAGPGATDYPALPDSVKPKKDTTAKAVSNEWGLANDDTTKTAIRYQADLIDYRLDLSLISLTGKAEVRYKEIKVTGDSISLDTKNQMLTVDQSPVLYDGNEPIRGDRMVYDFKTRLGWIYNGNTDFNKGRYWGRRVRQVDDRVLNIDQGRYTTCDCDTPHFYFWSRQMKIYLNDKIVAQPVLLCFKGIPVLAIPFWFFPMRKERHSGFLMPRFGSNNYEGAFVKNLAYYQVFNDQSDATASADFLENIGWRGNFEARYMMPPRFSSTLNFSYQNDQNTGYQRWSLNGLYSQILGKRTYLNGNANFVSDRNYYTDFSDNRTVRMDRNLHSYLALNTPLSTIASLTGAVDHYNNLETETKSSRLPEVTVSLYRKDIIKGLLGFSGTSHFLATDKRDTLMTEKHQGWENNINLDATFNVLRWINLNPNARISGTWYDRDTSQNRNALRWLYSGGVGASTTLYGLLDFGDRKLKALRHVVKPQASFSYSPKIDQGRFDSFLGGGQGESKSMSLSLSQQFQAKFKKDTTEQKIDLLTISSGTSYNFLATGDKWGSLTSFLQVLPYVSPLDCQFSWEYNFYQKRNQWARLDMSYGLSGSWLGWLEPKDSVLAKPDSADSAAAVMPTDTLARPEAWPADSLPLPGGDSLGAETDTAAVPAPVQAPSKGLPWSINLGFGQNWLKNMGVSGSDLNGSANFNLTKNWNISYHRYYNIKTGEMISQDYSLFRDLHCWEARFSSSKSQNNWSYMFVIRLKAIPEVKLENKSGRVVGYQ